The Mytilus trossulus isolate FHL-02 chromosome 3, PNRI_Mtr1.1.1.hap1, whole genome shotgun sequence genome contains a region encoding:
- the LOC134711000 gene encoding uncharacterized protein LOC134711000 isoform X2 — translation MKNYLPGYYLRSLRNRPLVEIDAEEISSTIQVHQYEVLKTRKRKNLKAFEEMSKSNRMVNYLENKKVRPIEVPLVQEFIRNAIDEEQCVPETTEHEEFSLTQTLNSIPELSSSPNFGQEPSFHDKDFNFHDKEFSFQDKEPSIHDNVSKSGMFDPAQRNTTSFDLPLECPRVPKIQSPCASVSTQTIIYQERYPANESRLPKAFKAKLKKNLMNSLLKSPCYNSARLTGLSYSQPSTPKTPMFRSVLCATPRMQKRRNFGTPSLSQYIPFTPMLHEAVKLLDSIPERFEENVDLLNIIDDDTKPVEMVDKEIDSYNEVNDANVADYVLNIVNDYPIQEYREMFQKE, via the exons atgaaaaattacctGCCTGGATATTATCTTCGTAGTTTGAGGAATAGGCCTCTTGTTGAAATTGACGCTGAAGAAATCAGTTCCACTATCCag GTTCATCAATATGAAGTTCTAAAGacaagaaagagaaaaaatcTTAAAGCCTTTGAAGAAATGAGCAAGTCAAATAGAATGGTCAactatttggaaaacaaaaaagTCAGACCAATTGAAGTACCTCTAGTCCAAGAGTTCATTAGAAATGCAATTGATGAAGAACAATGTGTTCCAGAAACAACAGAACATGAAGAATTCAGcttgacacagacattaaataGTATTCCAGAATTAAGCAGTTCACCAAATTTTGGACAAGAACCCAGTTTTCATGACaaagatttcaattttcatgACAAAGAATTCAGTTTTCAGGACAAAGAACCCAGTATTCATGACAATGTGTCAAAATCTGGAATGTTTGATCCTGCACAACGAAATACTACCTCTTTTGATTTGCCCTTAGAATGTCCAAGAGTTCCGAAAATACAATCACCATGTGCATCAGTCAGTACACAAACTATTATTTACCAGGAACGTTATCCTGCAAATGAGTCACGTTTGCCAAAAGCTTTCAAAGCAAAACTGAAAAAGAACCTTATGAACTCTCTTTTGAAAAGTCCATGTTATAATTCTGCTAGACTTACAGGTTTAAGTTATAGCCAACCATCAACTCCAAAGACACCAATGTTTAGATCAGTTTTGTGTGCTACACCTAGAATGCAGAAACGGAGAAACTTTGg taCTCCATCATTAAGCCAGTATATTCCCTTTACTCCTATGTTACATGAAGCTGTGAAGCTGCTAGACAGCATTCCAGAAAGATTTGAGGAGAATGTTGACCTGTTGAATATCATAG ATGATGATACTAAACCAGTTGAAATGGTGGATAAAGAAATTGATTCGTACAATGAAGTCAATGATGCTAACGTAGCCGATTATGTACTTAATATTGTAAATGACTACCCCATCCAGGAATATAGAGAAATGTTTCAAAAG GAATGA
- the LOC134711000 gene encoding uncharacterized protein LOC134711000 isoform X1, producing MKNYLPGYYLRSLRNRPLVEIDAEEISSTIQVHQYEVLKTRKRKNLKAFEEMSKSNRMVNYLENKKVRPIEVPLVQEFIRNAIDEEQCVPETTEHEEFSLTQTLNSIPELSSSPNFGQEPSFHDKDFNFHDKEFSFQDKEPSIHDNVSKSGMFDPAQRNTTSFDLPLECPRVPKIQSPCASVSTQTIIYQERYPANESRLPKAFKAKLKKNLMNSLLKSPCYNSARLTGLSYSQPSTPKTPMFRSVLCATPRMQKRRNFGTPSLSQYIPFTPMLHEAVKLLDSIPERFEENVDLLNIIDDDTKPVEMVDKEIDSYNEVNDANVADYVLNIVNDYPIQEYREMFQKVPKVEFKKRKCQRAKPIFFEESEAFKEKKREKDRERRKKKKQTFERKSPLGTRRSNRKLRPPPRV from the exons atgaaaaattacctGCCTGGATATTATCTTCGTAGTTTGAGGAATAGGCCTCTTGTTGAAATTGACGCTGAAGAAATCAGTTCCACTATCCag GTTCATCAATATGAAGTTCTAAAGacaagaaagagaaaaaatcTTAAAGCCTTTGAAGAAATGAGCAAGTCAAATAGAATGGTCAactatttggaaaacaaaaaagTCAGACCAATTGAAGTACCTCTAGTCCAAGAGTTCATTAGAAATGCAATTGATGAAGAACAATGTGTTCCAGAAACAACAGAACATGAAGAATTCAGcttgacacagacattaaataGTATTCCAGAATTAAGCAGTTCACCAAATTTTGGACAAGAACCCAGTTTTCATGACaaagatttcaattttcatgACAAAGAATTCAGTTTTCAGGACAAAGAACCCAGTATTCATGACAATGTGTCAAAATCTGGAATGTTTGATCCTGCACAACGAAATACTACCTCTTTTGATTTGCCCTTAGAATGTCCAAGAGTTCCGAAAATACAATCACCATGTGCATCAGTCAGTACACAAACTATTATTTACCAGGAACGTTATCCTGCAAATGAGTCACGTTTGCCAAAAGCTTTCAAAGCAAAACTGAAAAAGAACCTTATGAACTCTCTTTTGAAAAGTCCATGTTATAATTCTGCTAGACTTACAGGTTTAAGTTATAGCCAACCATCAACTCCAAAGACACCAATGTTTAGATCAGTTTTGTGTGCTACACCTAGAATGCAGAAACGGAGAAACTTTGg taCTCCATCATTAAGCCAGTATATTCCCTTTACTCCTATGTTACATGAAGCTGTGAAGCTGCTAGACAGCATTCCAGAAAGATTTGAGGAGAATGTTGACCTGTTGAATATCATAG ATGATGATACTAAACCAGTTGAAATGGTGGATAAAGAAATTGATTCGTACAATGAAGTCAATGATGCTAACGTAGCCGATTATGTACTTAATATTGTAAATGACTACCCCATCCAGGAATATAGAGAAATGTTTCAAAAG GTACCCAAAGTAGagttcaaaaaaagaaaatgccagAGAGCAAAACCAATCTTTTTCGAGGAATCTGAGgcattcaaagaaaaaaaacgtgAAAAAGATCGGGAAAGAAGGAAGAAAAAGAAGCAGACGTTTGAAAGAAAGTCACCTCTTGGAACTCGACGG aGTAATCGCAAGCTGAGACCTCCACCAAGGGTATAG